The Clavelina lepadiformis chromosome 1, kaClaLepa1.1, whole genome shotgun sequence genome segment GTCAAGTCAAATCAGAGTGTCATTTGCCGAAACAGTGTTTGCTCACTTTCGTTCCTGCTTGACGTGACGTTTGCTGTAATCCCAGTAACTTTCAACGATAATTGCCAGAAGAATTGCAGTAAGAAAAAATACACCAGCATAAAGATATAGCCCAAAATAAAAGAATGACACCCAGTTGTTGACAAAAGCTGGGATTATAAATTcctgaaaaatttaaataaagttaaaagtaggctatatgttGCATTACACAAAATAATTAGTAGCCTACGAAATGTACATTGGGCTGTGAAATAAAACCGAAATATCATGCCAATGTGCATCACAATTCTAAAAATTTAGTGAAATCTAATAACttttatgaaaaagttaagTAAAGCAAATCAGTACATACTGGGTAGTTTTCGGTGGACATCAATACGAACATATGCATTGCTGCAATAGCCACCTGGTCAAAAGCCctaaaatgttgaaatatgTAAATACTAAGATCTTTTTGATGATGTTTGTGTAAACTACAACAAATGTCAAATAACTAGGCATTTATGACTAAAGATGGTTAAGCCACTGCTTACCCGTCATAAACGTCGGTACAATTCCAGctgtaaaatgtattttaaaatattagaATGACTACAAACATAAAGAAGCTACATACATTACTAACAAATTTCTACAACGGGATATACAAGTCATGAGTGCAACTTAAATAAAGCCACCGGACAATACACAACATGTATAAGAATTGTTTGAACGAAAATGTATGCTCATTAAAAAGTGCAATCATCTTAATTAAGGGCATTTCGTAAGATGAATTTCATTTAGTGTGTGGGATGTAACATGGTGTAATAATAATGTACTGTATAGtctttaacaaaacaataagcaacaataaaaacacattaTAAGACGAGTTATTTACTTACAAGTATGACTTAAACATATTTGTAGTATTCCAGATTATACCTGTACGATGTACTGTTGCTGCATACATTAATCAAGTCATGGTAATCAAGCATAAATACATGGAGACCAATGGCAGCAAAagtaacaatgaaaattgtgaTAATAAGAAACACCTGTAACAGAAATATACGTCAAATATATGAAAGTTATGTATGTTTTATAGgcatttatcaaattttatttattttttagaaattacTGGCAAATGTCCTCGGTTGGCCGgaagaaaataacaaaaagaaataagcCACAAGTTTGTGGACCTAAAGTTGCACTGATGGCCTTTTCACATGCTTTCGATATTACACCTTGATGTTTTTCTGGGACTATAGTACTATTTATTCtcataaaaaagtttgccccGGCCGAAAGTTACAATAGAAGTATTTATCATCAACACTAGTCTCATGTTTCAATGCTTTAATACAATACCATACTGGTCTGAGGTCTTATACTCTACAAGAATTTATCATAAGTTTCTATGCAAAAATATTAGAGCACAACATAAGAGACTTTTATAAAACTCTTCCAAATAGTAAGCATGGAAGTAATTTCACAAATACCACAAGCTTACCTTTCCAAGTTTACTGATAATACTGagcaaaacattaaaaatgtgAGCAACATTTTTCGATTTGCAAAGTAGCATTGAAGCCCGAAGACATCGAAACGGACAGACAAGTCGCTGAAAAATAGTAGTCCGACAAAAATATTCCATAATATTATATACAACCAacattcaccatttaaaatGGCACGGAGAGTTGTTTACTCGGTGGTAGTACTGTAGTCACAAGCATATAATATTATGCCACACTACTTACTAGCTGTGTTACAACCTCAGCAACAAGAATGATAAAGTCGATGACAAAAAATACAGTGAACACAAATTCCACCCTATAGAATGCAATTACAATGTGAGTCTGTAGTGTTAGCCATAAATGTAACAACTATTGATAGTTGCAAGctaaagtttgaaaaagaCGAAGGTTGAAACCTTTTAAAATTCGAATATGCAagctgttttctttttgtaaaagttttgttactgTTGAGTAGAATTAAATAATTACCTTAACCACATATTTTCTTTTGCAGACCAAATATGTGTCCAGGTGAGAAACAAGAAATGAAGTGCAATATcgacaatataaattaaaaggCACACAGCATCTGCAGCAAGAACAGCAGGATGAATATTGGTGATCCTGCGTAACAAAAATACAACTCAAAAGTTGTAGCTTTGCACTTACAAAGTAGTCAGAGAATGCAGGTATTGGGATAATAATGCGCTGTAAATTTTTGTAAGAGTTGAAAATGAGAGCGACTTACTGGGAATAAATATTTATCCCAGTAAGTTTACAGCATATGCAATGTACATATAAATGTTGACCTgatatattttctttgtttcttgtaCATATAATGTTATAGTTAGATTTATGGCTTACTACATAAAggataaacaaaacatgaacTTTCAAGTTAATTAACAACAAAAGTATGTAGTAGGTACAAGTACATAACTCTTAACAACTGCTTAAACAGATGTAACCAAAATTATAAAGCCATTGTTTTTCTGACAAACAAGGCTTAAAACCGGGGTACTTGAGACTGTGTACTACTAACCGAATTCCACTTAAAAGATAATAAACACCACTTATAAAGTTTGCAAGGCAATCTTGCCCTTTTAAGACAGTGAGTGTGTAATAATTAGAAAACAGTTAACTTATAACCAAGTTTTATCAGTTCAGTTTCAGACATAAAACAGAAATCTGGCACTGTGTCATAATTTTATACGCATCTGTACTCATTGCTTTTATTCATATCAATAACATGGCCATTATATTTCCGTAGTTTCACAATAATTTACCAAAACAAGCAACATACtatttgaaaaacattaacaGTTGTTCCATATAATCAATATGAATAGATGCATAAAAGCACATCATGaaacaaatgcaaagaaaaagtATTATATATagacagggttgccatcagtctcaactcaaaaataaggacgactagaaaatgaacgaggaataccaccttaaacagtgtacaacaggagaaagcaaccaatgttcctaaaaaaaaaaaaaaaaaaacaagacactatctgcatgttcataattttggtatctctttggtacaaaatggtatcgtaaaggtgacaaaatgcccaaaataaggacaaaagtgcccaccttcgccctaaaaataaggacgaaagtgaaaataaggacatttcttagaaaaaaggacaaacatattttctaagacacggacctttaaaataaggacaaatcttagaaataaggacggtatggcaaccctgtataTAGATGACCTGGATGACCGTGAGGTCTTTTCGCTGCCCCACACCAATCAATTATGTTAAATTGTATTgtactttaatttttactttgaatGGCTCtctctatatatatatagaaaaATAGACTAAACTTTTGCAAAGTAGCATACTTGTAACAGAGAAGTAGGATATGTGGCAACTGATGTTTTAGATTACAACTACTGAAAACAGGACTAGTTCCAAGTGCTATCACCAATAAGCATACTTTGTGATGCAGAAAAACTTACCACCGTTGTCCAACAGAAACTGGCTGTACTGGTTGTTCCCACAACAGCATGAGACAATGGATAGCTATGATCAAATAAACCAAACCAGCCCACCATTTACTTGAAATAACTTGAAAGCACCTGAAAGGAAAAAAGCCACTTATACACTTtgattaaaataaacacaaactCTCGCAGTAACATCTTGGTACAAATAAACAAGTTGAGAAATCTACGACGTACAACTTAGTAATATTAACCTTCTTATATTGAGTGGCTGGAAGAGAGCTCTGGCCTCACCGAACCGTCCTCGGCCATTGATGGCATCATTAATGTGTGCTGCCGCTAGATTCAATTGAAAATCACCTTCAAGCTTGTCGGAAAAACCTTTTGTGACACTGTCACTCTGTCAACAAGCACATGCATCTTTCATAAGTGTTATTATTAGGATGCAAAAAACATAACCATCAAAGTAGAAGtctataattttttatgtattcATGTATTCCAATACTAGTACTCACCCCATTGATCAGCGGGTGAAGAATTAACGCAGGTGtcaaaaaacttaaatgtgcaaatttatctgaagaattccgacGAGTTAATTTAAAGTCACTTTTTTGTGCTTCTGACTTAAACAACGAAGGCCAGTTTGGCAGAAATTTCTTCCAGGAAAATTTCTTCTTAGAATCGTCATGAGCAGGTGTTTCTTGCTGTTCCACCGTCACAGGGAGAGAATTCCcattcaattttgttttggccTGGAGGCTATGCCCATTAGCAAAAGTACTATTCCCATTATTACGTTTGATCAtccatttaaaagtttttttcgtttttggtGGATGTTTTATTTCAGGAAATGCTACATTCTGGGATACAGAAACCACTGATGGCCCGGCTACTCCAACCCGACGTTTCTTAATCGCCAAAGGATtaggtttatttaactttcttttgaagttaataaagttgaaaaatgatCTTTTCGGAGGCTGTATATCTGGAGTTTCGCTAGAATTAAAATGTTCATTATGTTCTGATGCAACAGAAACCAGAGACACCTGGCTATTTTCAATATTATCTCCCATATCATGAATACCCTACtaaacgaaatgccaataccACATCAAGATTGTTACTGATACCTACCAAAATCTATCTTCAGACTTATTTAGTTTAGCAACCAAAAACTGTAGAGATATGAAACGAATATGAGCAACTCAGAGGATAGTGAAGACAGATATACCTTACAGCCTGTTCGCTGTTACTTAATCTAATAGGCCTAACCTACATGTCTAGCCTATCTTGCAGGACATTGTCATTCCTCCTAGCTCGAACCCCGTTACCGAgtgcctttgtgcaagttttgattgtcacacatttttttattttgtgtcaTGAAATCCTAAGTTGTCTTAGCACACACTTTGAAATGTGCGCTTGAAGATGGTAgtaatgataaataattataagtGGTAACGGCAATGGGCAATGACGGTAACCAgtgttttcatttctttgtgGATAAATGTGTcacaacatcaaaaatttgcgACATTTTGCCCTTAAATCATATTCTGAACATTTGACATTCAATCTTTATTACCATCTTCTGGACATTTGACGTCCTGCTAGGACACGATCACAATgattaaaccaataaaaagagCCTTAAATGAGCTTCTAAAAATGTGAAACAAGAAGCTCGGAAAATCTTGAATCGTATCTTAAAACATGTTCACCTTGAATTATGAACAGATATTTTGGGCTAAATTATAAACTTGCGACTTTTTTCATTGCAATTTTTCCTGTTAGTTGAACGTGCTACACGAAGTACTATATATGCTTTATTTATGTGATGCAGTACAGCTGAGGAAAATTGTAACAAACTTGACGTAATTTATGTTGTGACGTTAGCAAATTTTACGAAGTTATTTTACGGCATTGGCTCAACAAACTCCGATAAAAACGCTTTTGAAAATAGAAAACTGCATTGCACAAACGAAATAGACATGTAACCTTGGAAAACTCTTTTTACCGGGCACTTGCCAATAAAATATAACGGCAAAATTTATAACGATatatcttcatttttattttatcaccaAAGCGGACAAATACGAAGAGCAGTATGATAAACATGTAGGGAATGCAAGGTAAGTGCCATTAGGGGAGACTGAATGTCATACTTCCATGGTGTGTAACAAAGTGATAAACGACTTctcaaaaaaaacattacacCCTACATAATAGATGCAAGGTTGCCAATACAAAGCGCGATTCacataaaagtttaaaatcttgttttaaattaaccACAGCCAAGTTGTTAAGAGAACAATCACGTTTTTAATGCACTCGGTTATCAGATGTACTTCGTTCAATACGGTAAGTTTCTTGGGGAACGCTCAGCTTCACGTGCAAGCtaaagtccaaaaacaaatttttcgaAGTGCAGGCAATACACAACCAAGCTCGCTAGACTGATACCGATAAAAAAAGATGTACTAGAGTGCATATATTACGAGCTTCAAATACAGCAAGAAAATGCACAATTTCGTTTAAATACGTACGGTGTTAAGCCTAAGAAAAATGTTGAGAATGTGTGAGAGAAGAGTGTTAAGAAATTATCATATAACACAGCAACTTATTAAAGGAAACACAATTGCAAAACCTTGGATAAAACACAACAAAGCATTACAGCAAATTCGTTACATCGTGAGGATACAATAATTCGGTTCAATTAgatgtttatttattagattacTTAGAACAACAATATTAGTACGGTAATGCATTATAAGATGgtgtttttcttaaaaaagGATTCAAATTCTGATTTGTGTAGAGCTTCAGGTAAGACGCAAAGAGATAGCAAGGTTCGTGAAAGAAAGCTTGTTGAATAAATGTTTGCAAATTAGCTCGAATAGCATATTTATGTTCAAACTTGTACCTCTGTCATAATTACAAGACAATTTCATACGTGCAAGAtgtaaaattaaatacaaGTACAAAACAATTGCTTAAgcagtaaaaataaataaccgGGTATGATAGTCTGCATCAAATAATCGcataaaacaatcaaaaactaCTGATATAAATTGGCAAATATTATACGGTATTATAGAGTGCATTTCTCAAAGTAGACTTTTGTGTGTACAGTAAACCATGTAGGTGAGTTGTGCAATTCATTTGGCGTAAAACGAGAATAAATGGTGCAAAAGTGTttatatgtttttgtaaaacataACTGCAGAGGCCTACAGAACAAATAGTTAGTTTCATAGTTACATTATACACCATGTCATGACATGTTTAAAGCTGAAGATTTGTATGAAATATCTGAGATATCAGAAATATTATCAGCCAAATGACAAGCAAGTTGCAACTTGACTTTCACAATTTTCACCCACCAATATCAGAAACAgataaaaaacgcaaacaaggTGATTAACTACATACTACCTGACAAGagaaaactttaatttaaactaTAATAAACTAAACTAGAGGTCCAAGACGCTAAAACGGGTCACTGAGAATATAagatattaataataaaagtattagaCACTTTAATAACAATGAGTAATTCTGGCAAATGTAGCAACATTTAATGATTATAAACACCCAAGCCTAAAAATCTTCTCACAGTTATACAAGAAAGTGCTCAATGAACACAGTAAGTCAGTGCACATATTGCAAAACCTATTCCATATAGGCGACATGGCAGTGTATTATTCACTGATAATTTCATTTCCTATGCCATTAgatgaaatgttttcattgGTTACTGGGTCCATTGTCATCGCAgattcctaaaaaaaaaaaaaaattatgttagAATGCAATTGTAAgttacaaaaattcaaaacaatcaCAATCCAAACCACTTTTCCAGAATTTTTCAGCAGGTTTAAGAATTGCCAATTCTATTTTACAGCAAGAAagattttaacaataataaaacttttatcaaTAACTGAAAGTTGAGGTGAGATGGAGCTGTTTTGATCACAGCTGATTTCGGACGAAAAAAGTGGCTGGttttacattattattaaGCAGATTTTGCCCAGCTGGtatctttaaaagaaacaTTCACCAACCTGCATTGACCGTCCCTTTGTTTCAATGGGTAAAAGCAGGCAAGCCACAGCAGCAATTAAGCTAACAACAGCATATATCGAAACTGCTAGCGGTTCCGAATGTTCTAACATTACctggaaaatatttgtgttgaAAACTAATTTTTGTGATAAGGATCTATATCAATAAGTCCAAGAACGATTGGTTTAAGTGAGAAGTAATAACAGTCACTAATTAGTTATTGCAAGAACAAGGTCACataagataaaatttttcagttaaaaaagtttaagattGCAAGAATTTATTAATGAACTTTGCTCTACATCATACATTAAACTACAAAGGCACTCCCAACAACAAAAAGATGAAAGATGTCACAAATTAAAGCAAATAGTATACCTGCGCTATAAATGGTGTTATAATAGCCCCAACTCTAGCCGTTCCACTGCATGAACCCAAACCTATGGCACGAATATGTGTGGGATATACCTAAACCAAAAGCTAAATTAAAGTAATCCCTCGTGATAGACGCTAAGGTTAAGTATTTCAGCAATTAGCAGACAAAACGATCAGCATCCCTTCCCCATTCAGGCAAGGATataattaacttttttgaatAGCATGTTAGACAAGAAATCAATCACTACTAAGTACTTCTCAAAAACGTATGATTTAGTTtgtaataaaacaacaaaatattataatattcTACTTCTTTTGTAAACAGCAATCAAGAATAATTAATATTCTTCAAACTTGCTGCCAAAAGAAAACTGGTTAACACAGATCAATATCTTACTATGGACCAAAAAGCTGAAAAGCACAATAATTCATTCAAAACCTTTCATGTATTATTATGCTATTCCTATTCTAGCAAAAATTTAATGAACTACAGTATGCCTCACCTCCGGAGTGGTGAGGCTATGGGCTATGTCCACTATGGGCAGTAAGGGTTAAAgcaaatcaatttatttatgaTCAATACCACCGCTGCAAGGAATTTTATGTGCAAAGTACATCTCACCTCTGGAGTGTAGACATATGCTGCTTGAAAAGCTCCTGATATAAACGCTCGAGCagcaaataaaaagaaaatcatCACAGATCTGTAAAATATCAGGTAATTAgttttcaacacaattatTTACCAAGACTTTATTACAATTAATGGAAAACAATACTGGTTTGGAAACATTTTCTAGTATACCTTGAAGTGCaaataataagcaaaaatGAGAAAAGAGCAAATCCAAGTAAATCAACTGCCATTGTTTTCTTGCGTCCAATAAATTCAATGATTCCAAGTGTAATAAAGATTcctttgcaatttgtttgttaaaaagaCATttcttaaacatttaaaacaaaatctagGCAATAATCAGAGTTGTAATCACTCGAGTAACTTCTTGCAAAAGACTCGAGCATTAAACGATAAATGACTCGACTTGCGACTCGAGTTTGGTGACTTGGTTATGACTATTACCCAaactatatataaaatatagtttGTCGTCTATTAAAatatatactatataaaaATACTCCAAAACCCACCAGGAAATTCTGCTATAGTGGTCCACAAAAGATCAGTATAGTCTTTTGTGCTGAGTGTGTGGCATTGAAGGTTACAATCCACAGCTGAATTGTCATCAGCTGACCCTGTAATCGCAACATGATGCATAGTAGTTAGtagtaattaattataataataataattttaatagaTAATTTGTAGTAATGAGAGAATATATGTGTAGCGGTAAAATGGATGTATAGTCTGATGACAAATGCTGATATATTACAAAGTAAAAGCTTTTAATACATGCAATAAAACGAAGCTTATCTCATGTGACTGCCAACAAATCACATTGGTTAGAATAGAAAACAATTCCGAGATATGTTAGCAGATAGCATCAAAAATATCCACGGCTATAGGACTTACTAAAACACTGCTGTGTTGAATCCTGTACCTGGAATAGTTCTGTTGTCATCAGCACCAGCCCATAATACGCAAACGCACAACTGAACctgtttaaatgttaaaacaagCTGTCAAGCTTTTGTATTTAATACTCATTTAAAGAGATATATCTCATTTCCTGatcaatttttgaaaaaacaccCGAATTTATActaatttaaataattaatgcaATAAGctaattaaatgaaaataggTTATCTATATCATAACAACTTATCAAACATACTTTGGCAAAAATATGAATTACACATGTTAGTTGCACGACATTTACTCTGGAAAACCAAACTTCCGACTTACTTCCAACTAACCTAATTGTATCGCTAGATACATAacttaataaaatgttttcaatttacatcaacaaaaattaccaaataatCCATAGCAATATTGTAGTTTTTCGTAGCTCTTTTGTTGCAAACAGATCTTGAAATCGTCCTCTTTTTTCCTAAAAATTccgaaaaaaatttcaaaccacGAGAAATTAATTTGCTATGTAAAACCAGTCAATATCaattgtaaacaaaaatttaagcaCCTGTTTGCAGCATACCAACTTCCCAATCGGCATGGCAGCTTTGTTTTCATTGGCCATGCGCTTCAAAGTTTCATAAGCTTTCTCAGGATTTCCAGAGAGAACATTGTACCTTGGACTTTCCGGTATCCactttaaagaaaagtaaaatattagaTTAGTATCAAACCAGTTTTGCATATAGTTTACAGTCTACATTTTATTCTTATATGTCCTTAATTCATTTCAGACCCATTTTCTGACAGGTTACCTTgcacgcaagtgaaaataataacaacGGTAATGCGCTGAATCCAAGCAGCCATCTCCAGCCCAATGTTGGCATTACAAGCAGAGCTAATCCTACTTCAAACACTGTTCCAATTGCCCAAAACATCTGAGAAACATATCACTAAATGTTAAAAGGAGGGGCCAGTGCTAAAATACgtttaatttaaatcaaaaaagttgtcggtaagtaaatattaaatggttaagcaattattgccagaaatgtcacaaaaaatgcaaattttctgCTGATTGTGACAGAGGTGTTGGATTTTTGGCAAATATGTTACAATGTGAAACTCATGAGCTAAATGATGATGTTTGCATCAAGTATAAACAGAACAACTCGTGTAGGTGAAAATACACTATTTTACTTTCAACATTTACGCTACTAAATGTTTATGTTAGATGTTTTACTCACATCAACAAGCAAAATACAAGCTGCCCTTGACTTGACAGGTAGGAATTCTGCATAAAGTGTGACCctgcaaagttaaaaaatgaCACGTGCCAATATTAACCAAACTATTTTGAATTACTTAACAACAACTTTCACAACAAACAAGTTTGCTGAACTAAGCAAAATTAGGCAAAGATCACAGTATTGCTATTGGCAACATAACTTCACActttacaaaacaatgttaCAGTTCCAAGTCTGATCAAATTGACTTATTAAAGGGTGGCATTCATTATAATGATATGACATGCTGTTCAACGACAAAACCTCAAACAGATTTCTAAGTCATCGCGCTAACAATAAAAGGCACTTACGATTGGGGGACGCCTCCAACACCGAATCCAACCAGACCACGTAGAATAAGTATCCAAGTTAAATTGGGTGAAAATGAACTCAAAAATCCCATATAGAAAGTCCAAACAACACACAATATGAGACCCTGTGATAGAAAGGATTATATTTCCGTCACACCTTGCTGATGGCTCCAAAAATTTCGAACAGAATACAACTGCTAAAGTGGTAACTCGAGAATACTCTTGACACCACATTACTGGTTTCATTAACTTACTGCTTTTCGTCCATGTCTGTCACATATATTTCCCCACATAGAAGAGCTCAACATCATGCCAACAAAAACTACctgtcaaaaattttaaaatatattttttgatatGTTAGGCAACTTTATATGTTAGGCTCATAtctcaaataaaaattaacacatCGGATCAGTAGTGGAAAAACTAATTTAGAATCTTGCTGTAATAATTGTTTTTGGGGTAGTTCACGGAACCTCAAAAGTCACATTTCACATACTGTTGTTATTAGTGCTTTCTGCCAGCTGTACAGTCtccattcacattgcaactgAGGAGCAATGATGCTCAAAATCATAAGTTCCATAGCATCAGCCATCTGGGTGGTAACACACAAAGATCATTTGCAATATTCGGTAACACACATGGAACGTATACTATGACATAATCAAAAACTTAATACAGAATCGAGTAGCCATAttaaattttcacaaatttccACATGGACAAAAcacaatgaaacaaacaaaatagaaaGCTTCATTAACTTAGTACGAGCAAGTAGGATATTTGTAGAGTTGGTAGGCATAGGATTACAAGCCAACAACAGTACTTAGGCTTTAGAAGAACAATGTATGAAAAACACTATATTAATAACTATCGACCTACCCAAGCACAGCCTGTTAAAACAGAAAGCTTCCATTGAAATCGACCAAAGCCAATGGCTTCCACCGCTTCTTCTACTGTAAAAGTGTCTAAAAGGCAGAATATTGAGTTTTCGATGAACCGGTGGATTTATAAACAGAGTATGCACCAAGACTATGGCTAAAATGTCCAAAACACAGCAAAAAACACCTTAATTCATAAATCTTACACCAAAAATGTAAGCAGTTTATTAAGTTAAGAATGtggtttgttaaaaattaattgccAAACCAATAAGCAATTTTCCTATGGAGACTGGTGGTAACTCTGATGTAACAAGTTCtaacataaaaaattgataTGTGCAATTTTAATGAGTTAGTTTAGTCAAACGTTAGTGTTGATTTacaaattgaaaacattttgaaattggCAGCAGGGACTGAATGTGTgttcaaaagaaaatatttttctatagTTTAACGTTTGTTAAttaataaactaaaaatttttggtatataatgattaataaaaaacacgaataGATATCTAAAGCAAAGTTATTAACCTAAATTTAGTTATGAAGCAAAGTGATTGTTATTCGCTCCACAGAATAACAATCTATGGCTATAGTCAGATAGTATAATACTAAAATTAATTGCGTGCCATTGGTTCAGATAAACCTCATAAATACATTACAGTATCGATGCAGCACTATATTTAATAAGGCTAC includes the following:
- the LOC143462481 gene encoding synaptic vesicle 2-related protein-like, which codes for MENNHSSDDRSEPKSTSTAASSVGNGDADGGTYAHLRNLTDDTFTVEEAVEAIGFGRFQWKLSVLTGCAWMADAMELMILSIIAPQLQCEWRLYSWQKALITTVVFVGMMLSSSMWGNICDRHGRKAGLILCVVWTFYMGFLSSFSPNLTWILILRGLVGFGVGGVPQSVTLYAEFLPVKSRAACILLVDMFWAIGTVFEVGLALLVMPTLGWRWLLGFSALPLLLFSLACKWIPESPRYNVLSGNPEKAYETLKRMANENKAAMPIGKLVCCKQEKRGRFQDLFATKELRKTTILLWIIWFSCAFAYYGLVLMTTELFQVQDSTQQCFRSADDNSAVDCNLQCHTLSTKDYTDLLWTTIAEFPGIFITLGIIEFIGRKKTMAVDLLGFALFSFLLIICTSRSVMIFFLFAARAFISGAFQAAYVYTPEVYPTHIRAIGLGSCSGTARVGAIITPFIAQVMLEHSEPLAVSIYAVVSLIAAVACLLLPIETKGRSMQESAMTMDPVTNENISSNGIGNEIISE